tttgtatgtggctgctatgaaagtaaaccgtgtttgcgtgtgatcaggggcgtattcattctgccgattctgttgaaaaacgtatctcaaatggaacaaaacggggataaacatacctgaatttgtacAATAGAAACTTTTGTTTGGAACTGTtgggactaatgattacaccctagatcagctagatactggcaagagtgtgcaaggcagtattgaatgtgtcaatgtctgtcaccttcATTACTCAAAAATAAATGGACCTGTGCACCTATGTTGTACATTTTCAtccataggctaggttgtagcaacctcatgatgggtatagggaaaattggagtatcatgtagtagcctaaacttaTCGATGTTAcactgagctgggtgaatggaatatgaatgatagtcatccaatatgctgtaataaggccatgctcataaaacaaAAATGTCCTCCCCCATCTTAAATGGCCCCGACCGCCACTGTTCTGAAGGCACAGTACAACAGCACAGAGACAGCATAGGTGCAGCATAGTAAATGAAGAAATCCTGTTGAATGATGTAATGTGGTGTTGTCTTATGGTCTTGTACAACACAAAGTTATGGTCAGCAATGGCAGTTTACTCAGAACTCTCCCTCAGACCAAATGAAAAGGGAAATGAGaaggaatgagagatggagaacaAGACGGAACTACTTCTGAGAAACCCTCAGCGGGATGGAGATGACTGGcaaaaggaaagaaagagagagagagacaaagagaggaggggaaacatACCTGTTGCTGTGCTTGGCTTTAtctctctccttgtctttctTGTGTTCTTTGCGCCTGTGTTCTTTGTGCTTGTCCTTGTGTTTGTGAGTGTCTGGGACAAAGTTAGAGATTGACTTGTTTAGTAGAGATCCCGCAGACAATAGGAACTGTAACAGCACAGTGTAATCTGAGCATTTTGTGGCCCTCGGTGGCACAGTGTATGGATAAGCTAATGTCTTCAGCGTCACATAGTAATGAATACAAACTGCAGGTTCAACAAATAGAATCACTTCTCATACCGCAAGGGTGTTCAATATTAAACATCGAACAGACCCTAACCCAGCCTCTTTAGTGCCAGATTTTCTTTCAAATTAGTTGGCTGGATTATTAAGTTACTGTGTAGTTACTTTGTAATTACACCACAATTAAAAGCTTAAACGGTATCGTACCATTTAATGTGAAGTATGACTTGTAAAATCAAGTACGGAAACAGAACTGGGTAATTGAAAGTCAAAACCACCCTTGCATATCTATCCCTACCTGTCTAAACTCAAAATTAGATTCCAGGGGGAGTGTCAAAGAGAAAAAAAGTGGGTCCAGGAGAGTGGGGATAGGAGGGAGGTTCAGACATCTAGGTGGGTCTACTTTCCTACAATGGAGGCTGCATATCTCTGTTATTAGACCAAAACATGAGAGATCCATACTGCTGCTGCCCTGTCTCAACACGCACCCCAAACATCTAGACCTGAACCACCCGCACACACATGCCTGCATGTTCTCTGTTGATAGTAACATCACAAATGGCTGGGTCTTGTGAGACACACGTTGAACTCACATGTAACCCTAGACCTAAGGTCAGTGGTGTAGGGGAGGGTAAACGCACACAACGTTGTTTACACACCTTTTTTTCTATTTTGGGTGAGCGTTTACACACctcttgcagaaaaatgtattgaAAGTATAGGGAGCGTTACTTCTGTTAATCCAGTCTTGCAATCAGCATTTTACCCACCATTTTTTTCCCACTACATCACTGTCAAAGGTAAACAGGCGACCCAGGGCAAAcaggcgacccagggaccccaaTCATATGTCTTATCATGAAGTAAATTCTAATGGCAAGAAGAAATTGAAAATGTACAATTAAAAGTTTTTAATTGTTTTGACCTTCCCACATTataattggaagaggaagtgtacAAGTCAAGAAAGTTTACCAGCAGCCAGTGGCACTTTTCAAGGCGGGTGCTTTTTCAAAGCCTATGTCAGATACTCCAGTGTGTGTAATTAGGTCAATATTAGGAGTAGAGAAACAAAAGTTGACATAAGAAATAATATATTCTCCTCTTTTCTACTGTAGGTTtgtaattcaaaatgtatttattctgTTGTTGCAAGCGATATTCatgaacattttttttaaaaacaattatTTTCGCAGACCCTCTGCAGTACCATGGCGAACTCCTAGGGGTTCGCAGACCCCAGGTTGAATACCCCTGTCTTAAATGATAGGATACCCTTTTCCTCTAGTGGTGCACAATAGTCTGTGTCGCTGGTGAGAAGTAGTGAACTAGATTAAGGATAACAGGTTATAATTTGAGACAGTCTATGATTCCTCAATAAATTAAATTTGGGCCATCTCCTTTGGGTGAgtgtcattttttttaaaatccccCCTGAACAAAAGTGGGAAAAACTTCCAATTAGTGGTGGCTTTGTCACAGGGTGGGCCCATATAACTGTCAGTCTTGAGCTTGAACGTCACCTTGTGGCGTCCCTCTGTCATGGCAGTTAAATAACGGGTAGGGGGTTATTGTCATAGGAAACAATAATATGCTCCCACTATTATATCTCTGTCCCATTTCCATGACTGTTTAATTATAAAACTAATGAAATGTTGAGTTGTCAAAGGTGTGTGCACTTGATTCCCCCTTCCCCCCTTTTTAAATACatgttattacagtattattGTGCTGGCAGAATTCCAGTATAATTTCTAAAAACCATGCCCAAAGTTGACTAACAAATGCAACAAGCTATAACAACATTTAAAACATATTTGTAATAAAGCAACTATCTTTGACAGATGAAATGTGGCAGTAATGTCTGCAGCGATTGTACCAGGAGCCATGGGGTGGGAGAGGCCGATGAACTCCCAGCTCTAGCCTCCATATCACGGCCAACTGTTCTATCAGTGCTCGGCGCACTGGCTGCTAGACAGAGAAAAAGAAAATGGCGCAGAGACTAAGTCCTAAACCCCCATTTCACTACTTTCGGCTCAAAAATTATACATTGTTGCACCACAACATAAACAAACAATGGTCTATTTGAGAAACACGGTGTAAAGCGCTGCCAGAATTTCCCCTCAGATCGCAATATTATATACCGAAAGGGTAATTTAGAGGCCCTCTTTTTGAACAATAGACAcaagagagtggaggagaagggACTTAGTCTCTGGGACGCCATTTCTGTCCTTTAAAAACTAACAGGAGTAGACGAATGAAGATTGGGACTTGATCACAAGCAAAACCATGATCAATATTTTTTTTGACGTTAAAATCAACTTACCATTGGCTCGAGACCCAGAATTGACCTGCaaaattttaaaaatatattaaattaATGTTTATATTTTCTGAATGCCGGTAGAAAGGAGAATGTATAGTTTCATACAGGAAAATGAGAAATTCTACACAAAGCCCAGCGATTACTTGTATTATTTATAACAAAGTTGCTACTTGAAAGACAACTAATGCAACTTGTTAACATTGCATGAATACAATCGATAGGCTATCACATTAAATGTAATTGTATCATTATCTAGTAAACCAAACCAACTGTCACATAATGCAAATAACCAGCTACCTACATCTCGTTCAGCATAATAACACTACCTGCGAGTCTCGTTCACCGTGATCCCCGCTCATTGTCTTGTAAAGCCAAATGCACAAGTCAGAGATGCCCAAGGTAAGAAGATGAGGTTGACAGAGTAGTCTGGATACTGTGGAATGGAGTCGTTGCGCACTGGGCTAAGTCCGAATTCTCTGCAACTGCGCATGCTCGAATTTAAATAATGAAAAAGAAATGTCTACTGTCCTGCATGGTTCCTCCCTACAATAGTTAAAGTTCCCTTATTTGTCGTAAAATCTCTCTATGATAGATTAACAGTAGGATATAGAATATAGAAAATACTCCATTGTTAAACTGCACTTTTAAAAAAGGGGACAGCACTCAGTCCTAACAAAATATTGTAAAATGAAACAATTCATGCAGCCATGTCAGCCACTTATGTGTGAACTTCTTTCACAGAATGTCAGTTCAACACATTAAAACAGGACAATTAAGTAGCAGAACACTTTATTAAGTTTCACAACATAATTATACAATTGAGACACCTTCAATTATCAGTCTTCACATGATTAATCCAGCATAATTGTTTAAAAACTAAACACAttcacgcacgcacaaacacacactagctaCAACCTCACATGATAGCTGGGACAAAACATCAACATAATTCTTTTAAAAACAATTATCTGTACATTGTTATTTTCTCCATTGTGAATTCATAATCTGGGAGAAAATAAAGTCATTGAATGATTGAcagaaaaacacatttacagtTCACAGGGTTTCACTACTGTGGTCACTTGGACTTCCTTCTCTTAGCCTGGGTAGGACTGGCACCGGTTTCTGAAAGGAcacaggaaagagagggggacaaGTTTGATGAGACAAAGAACTTTAAAATAACAATTTAAGCTATGCAAGAGTAagttgtgtgagagagtgtgtgccctcagtgggaagtgtgtgtactgtacacatGTGCCTGTGTGTACCTTTAGCAGCAACCACAGTGCTGGCTCCAGGCCTGGCTGGTCTCTTCCTCTGTGCGCTGTCTGCCACCgtttcctcctccacctccttttcaGCCCGCGAGCTCCGTCTGCTGGGACCTTTCGGCTTCTCCACGGCAGCCCTGATAGATTCCCAACAGAAAGCAGaacaggggagaaagagaaaagcaGGAGAGGTCATTTACAGAGATAATAATATAAATAGTAACTCTACAGTAGCTACTCAGTGAAAGTTCAGTTGGGAAAACCGCTTCGGGAATGGGCTGTTTTTCCTCGTCTACCACAGATACTGTCGCCCGTCTTCACCCCAAATAGTATCCGATAGATAACAAAATGGTGAACACGACAGGGCTGCTGCGTGTATCCTGACAGTACTCACACATGTAAATACATACCTTGGGACTAAGTTGACAGGAGTCTTTCTTTTCTTTGCCCATCTGTGATAGAAGTGATAGAAGAGGTAAACCCTAACTGTGACGATGCTGAACAAACATGGTTTTAGTTCGCCAAAATACGCTTAATGATAATAATTATCGCCAGAAAATATAAATCAGATATGGCCATATTCATATTGTAGACAAGATTTTATGGAGTGGTAGTGCTTGAGTTGTCTTTTGACATGCATTAAGTTTGGATATAGTTTGCATGCTAAGCATACATACCAAGTGCTGAGGCCACGTGGCTCATTGGGTTTCGCCATGTACCCCCCCTGCCCTGGCCAACCAAATAAACTCCCTGAGTTTCAGTAGAGTTACAAATGTCTAAGCATTTCTGTTTACAAACATGGCACTTACAGCAGACTAGGCCAAGTActaaatactgatgttaaccttaaAGGCAATGGAATATCCCAATCACCCCTGGCATGAAAAGTATTTGTTTATTAAAAAGAACAGGGTTTCATTTTGTTCATTTGAAATCTGTTTTGACAACCTCACCCTTGCTCAGTTACTGTGGCAACTTCTGCTgtagagggaaaaaaacaaaaaaaaaggttaCTAAATATCACAGCAAAGGGCATATTATGTTCACAGCATTTAGCAGTCGGGCACCAACGCTGTCAAATCGTGGcagccccccaaaaatgtactAATGTTTTATAGGGGGGGTATGTGGAAAAGATAATGGAGCAATATTTTTAAACaagatcatctttgagaactaatAATCACCCCCCCCAAAACATTGACAGTCAGGGAGAAGCTTAAATTCCCAAAATGTCATGGCATTGACTTTGTTATAATGCTCGAGTCACTTAGATAACATAAGAACAAGGCTTCagccatggtaaaatgtgtataattgtaggaaattagctttaaaaacaGTGAAATGTCTCTGCGACCAAGAGAAGGGCCTATAAAAACCGCACCATTGGCAACGCCCAAACATATGGCACATGACATAGTTCagggagtggaatgttagctaaacagactggcaacCAGGCTAACACTGCTCTAGAATCTGTCCAAATAACCTTGTTCATTGTGATCTTAAAGGTAAAacggatcctagatcagcacagcCTGCATGAATAACTTGCTCTATTACTTGCTCTAATGCATTTACATGTTATGGTTCCCTCACAATATATCACAATCTTAGCTTACGTTATGGATGTTCCCATCTGTCCTCTTAACAATATGCCATATCATGTCATTACCATGGCTGGAGCATTAACCACTTTGTTACAGATAAGTTAGTGTGACAGTACTTACCCGTCTTCTCCGTAGCAGCAGGCTCCTCTTGCTGTAGAGGTTCAGGTTGGACTGACACTGGGAGAAAGGACATGGTGGAGATTATTATTATCAGTCAAAGTTTGACATGTGGGGGATAAGTCACTCAATCATTGACTGATTTATCGATCAATATGTACCTGGGGTGTTGCCTGCAGGTGCTGGGGGCTCTAgtggggctggctggctgggaggCTCCATGGCTATGGGGGCAGGCTGAGCCCCAGTAGGGGTAGGGGCCACTAGGGAGGATATGGCTGGGGAGTCACCGGGGGGGTTGGAGGGTCCAGGGACACCAGCAACAGGAGAGGTGGATGGGGATGGACTTGGGACTGAGGCTGAAGAAGGAGCAGGGGTAGGAACAGGGGCAGTATTAGGGGTTCGGGTGGGGACAGGGACTGACactgggggaggggtggtagtagTAGAGGCAGGAAGACAGGACTGGGCTGGTGCAGTAGGTTGCGCAAGGACAGGAGTTGGCGCTGATACTGGAGGAGGAGTGGTGACTTTCAGAGGAACAGCAGCAGCTGTGGTCCGAGTCTGTGCTCCAGACACTGTGGTCCGAGTCTGTGCTCCAGACACTGTGGTCCGAGTCTGTGCTCCAGACACTGTGGTCCGAGTCTGTGCTCCAGACACTGTGGTCCGAGTCTGTGCTCCAGACACTGTGGTCCGAGTCTGGATGACAGATGCAGGGGTTGGAGGGAAGGCATGAGGGGGCACAGCCCAGTTCGGCCCCCTCTGGGGCTGGGAAGTCCCCTCTAAAGGTTGGGCAGCCCGTGCTTCAGCAACCTGCTGGTAATCTGGTCGATTACCCACTGGTGGTGCAGAGCCAGGAGCCTGGGCAGGCTTTCCCTGGGCAGGCAAGAGGGGGGGCATAGGGCTCTTCCGGGTGCTGGCTGGGGCACCAGGACTGGAGCATGGAGGAGGGGACGCAAGGGGCTGTTGGACGGAAGACGAGGCAAACGCCAAGGCTGTGGGAGAGAGGCTGGGATGGGGGGATGGCTGCCCAACAGGTGGGCTCAATTTCTGGCCAGGGGGCGCCTCACCTGGGGTTTCCGACTTGGGAGTGCCAGGGCTTTGCTGCGGAGGACGAGGCAGAGTACTAACAGGGACAGGGGAAGCACGTCTAGTGGCCATCTGGACCTGCCCAACTAGCGTTCGGGCAGGCTGGTAGCTAGCCacactgaccacagcagcctgagTCGAGGCCGGGGCTTGGGCCTGGGTTGGAGCAGCAGTGAGCTGGATGTTAGTGGTAGACACCTGTATGGGCTTTACCATGGTGACTGGCTGGGACACTACCGTGGCGTTGGGGGCCACAGACACTGTAGGGACCTGGAAGATGGGGGTACCGGTGTTAAACACAGGAGTGGTGATAAACTGGGGGTGGGGACCACGGGTCTGCTGGCTGGACTGCTGGGGTCTGATGTTCTTTTTGGGCATTGCCACCATAGCTGAGATGATGGCTGGGGGGGCCTGGGGGGTGGGAGCAGGGGTGTAACTGATCTGGTTGGGGGAGATGGTGGCGGATGATGCAGGGATCTGCAGGACAGTGGGGACATTGGTCGAGGGTTTAGGGCTGGGGGTTGGTTTGGGGCCAACggcagggtttgggttaggtttgggGCTTGGTTTGGGGCTAATggcagggtttgggttaggtttgggGCTTGGTTTGGGACTAATggcagggtttgggttaggtttgggGCTGGAGGTAATGCTGGGGATGGGACTACTGTGACTGATGCTGGCGCCCACACTGACGCTAAGACTAGGAGTAGGGTTTAGAGTAGGGCCGTGGGTAATGGTAGGGTTTAAGTTAGGGCTAGTGGTGCTAGGCTTGACGCTGGGGCTAGAGTTAGAGTTTAGGTTGGGGCTGTCCGTTGGGTTAAGATTGGGGCTAGGGCCAGGATTAGCATTCAGATTGGTATTTGCATTGCGCTGCAGGTTAGGACTACCGACTGGATTTGGGAGTTTTGGGCTGGGGGTTGAGCTAGGCTTGGGTTTCGCTTCTGGCTCGttcacagcagcagtagtagcaacaGTGGTAGCCCCCACATTCGAGCTCTGAAAAACACTGGATGGGTTCTCTGAAACTATAGAGGCTTTAGAGCTCTCCTTGCAGGCAGCATCCCCATCTGGAGCACTCAGAGTGGGCCTGGGAGGCACGCTGGGGGTGGCTGCGTTATCCAGCAGCTGGTTGAGGGAGGAAGGCGCATccctgagagaaggagaggcatcAGATCCAGACACCTGCTGAGGAGTGCTCTGTACAGGCTGCCGCTCCACTATCACCActgtctgctccagcccagctTTAGCCTCCTGAGGAGTGGCTACACGGGGGCTAGCCATCCGTGGGGCGGAGAGCTCCCTCAGAGGCTGGGGCATCTGCCGGTGCTCTACACCTGCCATTCCCTGCCCTTCCCTGGGCATCTCAGCAGGGTTACCCTGCATCACCTGGAAGGGGGTCTGGATCTGCTGGGGCTCTAGGCCCATCCCTGCCGCTGGTGGGAGAGTGACTGGGCTAGGAGGCACTGGGGTGGGACTCAGCATCATGGTATGTCCTGTCTGGGGGTTGACCATCTGTTGCTGGTGAGAAGGGGATGCAAGGGTGATTTTGGTCCACTTCTGCCTCCCTGAGCTGGGGTTAGTGACTTTGCGGCTGGAGGCAGGGCTGGATCTGCGGCCGTTACTGGGATTGGCCCTTTTAGCCTGACCTCCACCAGGCTGCTTGTCCGGTTTGCCCTGGCCCGAGTTGGCAGCTCCACTGCCTGTAGGGAAAGACTGCTGACCATTGTTAGAGTTACCTACACCACTTCCGTTGTTGCTGGGCAGAGTTAGGCTGGGAGGGGCCTGTCCTATGGCTTTGAGAGTGGTGGGGTTGAGCCCACCCTGCTGGTCAAAGCCCCGGCTAAGGTTGGGCTGCCTGGGGGGCAGAGGGATGTTGATCTTGGGGGGGAACAGGCCTGCGATGGAGGCATTCAGCCTCTCAGGGGAGAGGTTGATCTCAGAGGGCTCAGTGCTGGGAGGACGATTGGTTGGGGTGAGAGGATGGTGGTAGGGCCTGGGACTGGCTCGGTTGGGTGTTTTGGGCCTGGAGCTCTGGGAAGTTGTGGGGACATTAGGGAAGTGGAGGCCTGGCATGGGGCCACCCTGCTGGGGCTGAGGGGGCATCTGCTGCTGGGGGCTGGCTCCAGGGTGCTGGGACGAGGGGCCTGGGCCTTGCTTCATCATGTGGGCATTGGGGCCCTGGTTCACCACCATCTGTTGGGCCCCGTTACCAGGCGGCATCCCCATCTCCTGGCCCCCGGGTCTGTCTTGCAGGGAGTTGGCCGCTCCAGGAGCCTCCTCagccccagtaccctgccctgcctcGGGGTGAGACATCCTTCTGGCTGCCCCAGCCATCTACATAGGTAGAGCAAGAGAATACTTtatttatacacacacagaggaatTCATTATCCTACACAGACAAATTCAACAAGCATAGAACATTCACAAGACAATAACAATAAATATGATATATAAAAATGTCAAACATCCAGATAGTGTGTCCAACCTGTGGATTGACCATGAGGGGCATCCCTCTGGGTTTGTCTGGAGAGGGAGGCACTCCTCCGTGCCCCTGGAGGTTGATCATGACAGGCATGTTGCCCTGTTGGGAACCGGGTGTTCTCTGGGCCTCCCCGGGATTCAACATGCCCCTGGGGGGGTGCTGCCCGCCTGGAGGGAGGGGCATCCGGCTCTTAGCCTGCTCCTGCTGCATCTTCATGATCATCAGCATCTGCTGCTTTAACACAATAAACCAGTTATCTAGATGATCCATAGTCCAAATGGAAATGTGTCTTTTCACCATATACACAAATGCAAGGCTGAAAGCAACAAGTACACATTGGCAGTAGATTATacctgttgttgctgctgctgttgtagCTGATGAGGGTGCATCTGTGGCTGGACTTGAGTCGGACCCTGAGCTCCAGCCACCCCCTGCTGCTGTCCTGGAGGAACCTGCAGTCCCTGCATCTGCTGCAGTTGTTGCATTTGCTGTTGTTGCAGCTGTTGCATTTGCTGTTGTTGCATATGCTGCATTTgatgctgttgctgctgttgctgttgctgctgctgttgttgctgttgttgctgttgttgttgctgttgttgctgctgctgctgctgctgctgctgctgttgttgctgctgctgttgttgttgttgttgctgttgttgctgctgttgttgttgctgctgctgttgctgttgttgttgttgctgctgcatgAACTGCATGGGCACCTGCTGTAGGACTCTCTGGTCTCCAGGCTGACCTGGGAAACCTGACATGAGAGAAAAGGAGTGATCGAAAGCCAATCAACTATATAGAACAGTGTGAGTAAGCAAACCAAGAAGCATTCAAATTGCATACCTGCAGGCCTGTTGGTGAAGTCTGAGAGTTTGGGTCCGGAAGGGTCCATGCCCACTCCCTGTTCCCCACTCAGCCCTGGCAGCTCTGGGTCCTCCAGGCCAGCCCCCACATCCAGACCCCTGAGGAGAGAAGAATACCTCAATGACAAACCATGTCCAATAACAAATACCATGTGCAAATATATACTTAACagaaatataaaacgcaacaatttcaaagatttttgtgaattacagttcaaataaggaaataggccctaatctatggatttcacatatgCCCACCCACTGAGAGCCATGcacacccactggggagcaaggCCCTGCAAACAaagagtttttccccacaaaagggatttattacaaagaaaaataaatctaAAACCACATTggtggtggcttatggtagagatatgTACATTAAATTctatggcaacagctctagtggacattcttgcagtcagcatgccaattgcacgcttcctcaaaacttgagacaactatggcattgtgttgtgtggcaaaactgcacattttagagttgccttaTATTGTCCCCAGCAAAAGGTTGTACCTTTGTAATgatgatgctgtttaatcagcttcttgatatgccatacctgtcaggtggatggattatcttggtaaaggagaaatgctcactaacatgtatgtaaacaaatatgtacacaaaatttgagagaaatacgctttttgtgcggtatatatggaacatttctgagaacttttatttcagctcatgaaacatgagaccaacactttacatgttgcgtttatatttttgttcagtatagtttttaATTTCAATTAAATCCAGCTGCTTACCCTAGCCCCTCGA
This window of the Oncorhynchus clarkii lewisi isolate Uvic-CL-2024 chromosome 16, UVic_Ocla_1.0, whole genome shotgun sequence genome carries:
- the LOC139368876 gene encoding nuclear receptor coactivator 6 isoform X2, encoding MAHQHLPLELPQWTAVPDGDTESDSDRDSGVGEDAGSHRGNDISHRQDGVGERGGEGDFTIFVAFRGNMDDEDLQEKLDNILNGMPSMLELDSDRLQPQHVEPWNSVRVTFNIPREAAERLRLLAQNNQQQLRDLGILSVQIEGEGAINVAMGQNRGQEVRVNGPIGAPGQLRMDVGFPGQPGPGGMRMSNPSMVPPGPGMSGQAMVPSSSGQMHPRPPSQTDAMDPMMSLQQQQQLQHPQAGPHSQGPMPPQAGPHSQGPMPPQAAHHIQVMQAGRQLNPAALQQLQQAQQQAQLGGPRPPFNPSGQMPVPSGWNQLPSGVLQPPPAQGGPMGPAAWRKAPPQVQMGQRPPSLATVQTPSHPPPPYPFGSQQAGQVFNAMGQLQQQQQSGAGQFAAPQPKGPQGVLGGVAGLPRPHLPPSAGPQGNLTAKSPGSSSSPFQQGSPGTPPMMGQAQLGPRSMTPQGFPQGVGSPGRVVMGQQGNMQQGFIGMPQHGQPGPQVHQGGMGGMPKRLPMGFPSVSGNQNFAQGQVTSAPGTPGGGANPQPQSSQTMAHTGAQSSASTPNTMQGPSHSQPNVMGLHSGMAGQPQGTNSGPSMSQPQPGLQSQMMDLQGQPVSSSPSQMAQGGGQGQTVLSRPLNPGQRGGMTPPKQLMPQQGQGQMIGGPGHQAMLLQQQQQNSMMEQMQQMQGNKQAFGLKGQAGVMPGQMMRGPSPNVPGNMAQFQQPQVGQQQQQMTPQQQHQQQQQMAQLQQLQQLQLQQLQQQQQQQQMTQQPQQVPIGGNPNQAMGMQGQQMRLPSGHPLVQQQLQQQQQLQQKQAMLQQQQQHPHALGDPSGATGDMGGVQQMLPDMQVQQQGMMGIGVPQHMQVGNGHFPGHGMNFNPQFGGQMPMGGPCAQAGGFPVNKDVTLTSPLLVNLLQSDISASQFGPGGKQAAGGPGQAKPKKKKPPRKKKPKVGEGQQPVEGLGGLDVGAGLEDPELPGLSGEQGVGMDPSGPKLSDFTNRPAGFPGQPGDQRVLQQVPMQFMQQQQQQQQQQQQQQQQQQQQQQQQQQQQQQQQQQQQQQQQQQQQQQQQQQQQQQQQQQQQHQMQHMQQQQMQQLQQQQMQQLQQMQGLQVPPGQQQGVAGAQGPTQVQPQMHPHQLQQQQQQQQMLMIMKMQQEQAKSRMPLPPGGQHPPRGMLNPGEAQRTPGSQQGNMPVMINLQGHGGVPPSPDKPRGMPLMVNPQMAGAARRMSHPEAGQGTGAEEAPGAANSLQDRPGGQEMGMPPGNGAQQMVVNQGPNAHMMKQGPGPSSQHPGASPQQQMPPQPQQGGPMPGLHFPNVPTTSQSSRPKTPNRASPRPYHHPLTPTNRPPSTEPSEINLSPERLNASIAGLFPPKINIPLPPRQPNLSRGFDQQGGLNPTTLKAIGQAPPSLTLPSNNGSGVGNSNNGQQSFPTGSGAANSGQGKPDKQPGGGQAKRANPSNGRRSSPASSRKVTNPSSGRQKWTKITLASPSHQQQMVNPQTGHTMMLSPTPVPPSPVTLPPAAGMGLEPQQIQTPFQVMQGNPAEMPREGQGMAGVEHRQMPQPLRELSAPRMASPRVATPQEAKAGLEQTVVIVERQPVQSTPQQVSGSDASPSLRDAPSSLNQLLDNAATPSVPPRPTLSAPDGDAACKESSKASIVSENPSSVFQSSNVGATTVATTAAVNEPEAKPKPSSTPSPKLPNPVGSPNLQRNANTNLNANPGPSPNLNPTDSPNLNSNSSPSVKPSTTSPNLNPTITHGPTLNPTPSLSVSVGASISHSSPIPSITSSPKPNPNPAISPKPSPKPNPNPAISPKPSPKPNPNPAVGPKPTPSPKPSTNVPTVLQIPASSATISPNQISYTPAPTPQAPPAIISAMVAMPKKNIRPQQSSQQTRGPHPQFITTPVFNTGTPIFQVPTVSVAPNATVVSQPVTMVKPIQVSTTNIQLTAAPTQAQAPASTQAAVVSVASYQPARTLVGQVQMATRRASPVPVSTLPRPPQQSPGTPKSETPGEAPPGQKLSPPVGQPSPHPSLSPTALAFASSSVQQPLASPPPCSSPGAPASTRKSPMPPLLPAQGKPAQAPGSAPPVGNRPDYQQVAEARAAQPLEGTSQPQRGPNWAVPPHAFPPTPASVIQTRTTVSGAQTRTTVSGAQTRTTVSGAQTRTTVSGAQTRTTVSGAQTRTTAAAVPLKVTTPPPVSAPTPVLAQPTAPAQSCLPASTTTTPPPVSVPVPTRTPNTAPVPTPAPSSASVPSPSPSTSPVAGVPGPSNPPGDSPAISSLVAPTPTGAQPAPIAMEPPSQPAPLEPPAPAGNTPVSVQPEPLQQEEPAATEKTAEVATVTEQGWAKKRKTPVNLVPRAAVEKPKGPSRRSSRAEKEVEEETVADSAQRKRPARPGASTVVAAKETGASPTQAKRRKSK